A window of Luteolibacter flavescens genomic DNA:
ATATGAAAAATCGGCGCTATCTTAGTGGGGTGGGGTAAAGATGCCATTTTCTAACAAACGGCTGCACCGGCCAGTCACCGGCTTGAAAATGATAGATCCGGCGGAATCGGCTTCACGGCGTGGGGATTTTGAACCACTGACCCTCGCGTGCATTTTGTCCTCCTGAATCAATACTATCCTGCCGACGAGGCCCCCACCGGGCTGATGCTGGAGGCGGTGGCGGAATCCCTGCTGGCGGAGGGGCATCGGGTTACGGTGCTGTGCGCGGCCGGGGGCTACGCGGGAGATGCAGGCGCGCCAGAGAGTGCGCCCGAAAATGGGACGGCGCGCTCTGACGCGAGGCAGGTGCAGGTGGTGCGGATCGGTGCCACGAAGTTCGGTCGCGGGACCTTCGTTGGAAAACTCGCGGACTACGCTTCCTACTATTTGGGAGTGGCGTGGAAGCTCCTGACGCTCGATCCCAAGCCGGACCGGGTCGTGGCCTTGACCACGCCGCCCTATCTTTCGGTGCTGGCGCGCCTTGTGACCAAGTTCCGCGGTGCGGACCACGCGCACTGGGTGATGGACTTGTACCCCGATGTCATGGTCGCCCACGGCATGCTGCGAGAAGGAAGTCTCCAACACCGGATTCTGTCCGCGTTTGCCCGCTTCGGCTTTGGCGGGAAGCGTTGCGCGACAGTGATCACCCTGGGGCCTGACATGGCAGAGCGGGTGGGGCGTCACATGGATGCGGGCAAAACCGTCGAGTGGGTGCCGCTGTGGGGCACCGGGGAAAGCAGCAATGAAGAAGCAGGGGAAGTGCCGAAGTCGATCGGCGAGCTTGAGGCTGAAGGACGTGCGCTCCGGCGCGAACGTGGCTGGGCGGACGATGAGGTCGTCCTGATGTACTCCGGAAACATGGGCCTCGGCCATCGCTTCGGAGAGTTCCTGGCTGCGGTCCGGACGCAGGTGGCGAAGGGAACCGCGGGAAAACCGGGATT
This region includes:
- a CDS encoding glycosyltransferase family 4 protein; translation: MHFVLLNQYYPADEAPTGLMLEAVAESLLAEGHRVTVLCAAGGYAGDAGAPESAPENGTARSDARQVQVVRIGATKFGRGTFVGKLADYASYYLGVAWKLLTLDPKPDRVVALTTPPYLSVLARLVTKFRGADHAHWVMDLYPDVMVAHGMLREGSLQHRILSAFARFGFGGKRCATVITLGPDMAERVGRHMDAGKTVEWVPLWGTGESSNEEAGEVPKSIGELEAEGRALRRERGWADDEVVLMYSGNMGLGHRFGEFLAAVRTQVAKGTAGKPGFRFVFFGGGKRRVEIERFIAEHPDMPVELHDYVPRRLLEAHLRSADIHLASLESSWSGTMLPSKLQGIFAVGRPVLFVGDVKSSTGRWSEESGGGWTVAPGDVEGLCRVIDEAAAPAVRLQKGNAARDYHERHFDRRVNSARLATLFSRPG